A window of Candidatus Methylomirabilota bacterium contains these coding sequences:
- the nudC gene encoding NAD(+) diphosphatase — protein sequence MTPLSVYLPFNRECLGRTFVPAKHGTTRPEPRGHWLIVQEQGLVIVPEEGRIRLPVGDLPAAFDGAVDGALCLGTLDGAPCWVVALAKDTPVPEEFRRETLVPMQGTRLPDDLLSLGGMALQALHWESTSGHCPRCGAPTERIPGEWGKRCPGCRYEHFPHLHPAVIVLVRDGDRCLLTRKAGWAPDRYGLVAGFVDNGECLEGAVHREVKEEVGVEVSDLQYVGSQNWPFPSQLMIGFVARYAGGALRIDHEELEDARWFPCDALPNRPSRHSIAGFILDHYARP from the coding sequence GCGGCCCGAGCCGCGCGGGCACTGGCTGATCGTCCAGGAGCAGGGCCTCGTCATCGTCCCCGAGGAAGGTCGCATCCGGCTGCCCGTCGGCGACCTGCCCGCCGCCTTCGACGGCGCCGTCGACGGTGCCCTGTGCCTCGGGACCCTCGACGGCGCGCCATGCTGGGTGGTCGCCCTGGCCAAAGACACCCCGGTGCCGGAGGAGTTCCGGCGGGAGACCCTGGTGCCCATGCAGGGCACGCGGTTGCCGGACGACCTGCTGTCGCTGGGCGGGATGGCGCTCCAGGCGCTCCACTGGGAGAGCACGAGCGGCCATTGCCCGCGCTGCGGGGCGCCCACCGAGCGGATCCCGGGCGAATGGGGCAAGCGCTGCCCCGGCTGCCGCTACGAGCATTTTCCGCACCTCCACCCGGCGGTCATCGTGCTGGTCCGCGATGGCGACCGCTGCCTCCTCACCCGCAAGGCGGGATGGGCGCCGGATCGCTACGGCCTGGTGGCGGGGTTCGTCGACAACGGGGAGTGCCTGGAGGGGGCCGTGCACCGCGAGGTCAAGGAGGAGGTCGGCGTCGAGGTCAGCGATCTCCAGTACGTCGGCAGCCAGAACTGGCCCTTCCCGAGCCAGCTGATGATCGGGTTCGTCGCGCGCTACGCGGGCGGCGCGCTCCGCATCGACCACGAGGAGCTCGAGGACGCCCGCTGGTTCCCCTGCGATGCCCTGCCGAATCGCCCCTCGCGGCACAGCATCGCGGGCTTCATCCTCGACCACTACGCGCGGCCCTAG
- a CDS encoding Ldh family oxidoreductase has protein sequence MPVVRPERLHPLAVALYEHAGVSAGDARVVADHQIDANLAGHDSHGIHLLPTYLDRIGKGHIVPGAPIEVLDETPTTARVDGHWGFGQVVSTRATELAIGKARQQRVGIVSVFRQSHVGRLGDYPLMAARQGLVGVMMCDSGRAPKQVAPFGGREARLGTNPLSIAFPSDLEAPVLIDMATSAVAGGKLLVAHARREPIPPGWLLDREGRATTNPADFLAGGAMLPLGGPQGYKGSALSFAVETLAAVLPGLGFGVDPTGRHNDGAFILVFDPGAFRPLAEFKAEVAAFARYVKATPPAEGFTEVLYPGEIEHRTAERRRREGIPVEDETWGKLVALARAAGLEHLL, from the coding sequence ATGCCCGTCGTCCGGCCTGAGAGGCTCCACCCGCTGGCGGTCGCCCTCTATGAGCACGCCGGGGTGTCCGCGGGCGACGCGCGCGTGGTGGCCGACCACCAGATCGACGCCAACCTGGCGGGTCACGACTCCCACGGCATCCACCTCCTGCCGACGTATCTCGACCGGATCGGCAAGGGACACATCGTGCCCGGGGCGCCGATCGAAGTCCTCGACGAGACCCCGACCACCGCGCGCGTGGACGGCCACTGGGGCTTCGGCCAGGTCGTCTCGACGCGGGCCACCGAGCTGGCCATCGGCAAGGCGCGCCAGCAGCGCGTCGGCATCGTGTCGGTGTTTCGCCAGAGCCACGTCGGCCGTCTCGGCGACTACCCGCTGATGGCCGCCCGCCAGGGCCTGGTAGGCGTGATGATGTGCGACTCGGGCCGGGCGCCCAAGCAGGTGGCCCCGTTCGGGGGGCGCGAGGCCCGCCTCGGCACGAACCCGCTGTCGATCGCCTTTCCCAGCGACCTCGAAGCGCCGGTCCTCATCGACATGGCCACCAGCGCGGTGGCCGGGGGGAAGCTCCTGGTGGCTCACGCCCGCCGCGAGCCGATTCCGCCCGGCTGGCTCCTCGATCGGGAGGGGCGCGCGACGACGAATCCCGCCGATTTCCTGGCCGGCGGCGCGATGCTGCCGCTCGGAGGGCCGCAGGGCTACAAGGGCTCGGCGCTGTCGTTCGCCGTCGAGACGCTGGCCGCCGTGCTCCCGGGCCTCGGGTTCGGCGTCGACCCCACCGGACGGCACAACGACGGGGCCTTCATTCTGGTCTTCGACCCGGGGGCGTTCCGGCCGCTCGCGGAGTTCAAGGCCGAAGTCGCCGCGTTCGCCCGATACGTGAAGGCCACGCCGCCGGCCGAAGGCTTCACCGAGGTGCTCTACCCCGGCGAGATCGAGCACCGGACGGCCGAGCGGCGCCGGCGCGAGGGGATCCCCGTCGAGGACGAGACGTGGGGGAAGCTCGTGGCGCTGGCCCGAGCGGCCGGCCTGGAGCACCTCCTGTGA